The sequence CCACCCTCCGCCGTCATCCCGGCGAAGGCCGGGATCCAGACCCACCGGCTTGGACCAGAAGGTCGGACCAAATTTGCTTGGCCGGTGTTTATGGGCCCCGGCCTGCGCCGGGGCGACGACCTGCCTGGGCGCAGTGGACTGCGTGGCGGCCTTGGAGCCTCTGCAAGGAGGCTCCTCCGAAAGAATTAAAGCCGCATCCCCACCCTCCGCCGTCATCCTCGCGGAAGCGAGGATCCATACGACCGAAGCTTCAGCCATCTGGCGCCCAACGCCTCCCTGGATGGATCCCGAGTCTCCGCCCAGGATGACCGAGAGCGTGGGGCGGGCGAAGGCGGCCCCCTCAGAGCGTCAGCGTCTCGCCGATCGCCGGGACCGCCACCTTGGTGTCGGCGCCCTGCATGGCCTCGACGAAGGTGTCCGCCGTCGCGTCGAGCAGGCCGAAGGTGGCGTAGTGGCAGGGGATCACCGTCTCGAAATGGAAGAAGCGTCGCGCCGCGAGCGCCGCGACCTTGCCGCCCATGGTGAAGCGGTCGCCGATCGGCAGAATGCCGATCTTCGGCTGGTAGATCTCGTCGATCAGCGCCATGTCGGAGAAGATGTCGGTATCGCCGGCGAGGTATAGGGTCTTTTCGCCGGGGGCCGCGATGACCAGGCCATGTGGATGGCCGAGCGAATGCGAGACGCCGTTCTCGTCCAGCGTGGCGGAGGAATGGTGCGCCACCGTCATCGAGACGCGGAACGCGCCCTGGTCGGTGGTCCCGCCCGTGTTCATCGGGTCGACCTTGGCGACTCCCTTATGGGCGAGATAGCTGGCGAGATCCGCATCCGCCACCACCTTGGCGCCGGTCTTCGCCGCGATCGCGACCGTGTCGCCCAGATGATCGCCATGGCCATGCGTCAGCAGGATATGCGTGACGCCGCGCGTCCAGGCCTCTTCATTGCCGGGAAAGCTTGGATTGCCGGTGAAGAAAGGGTCGATCAGGATGACGGCGCCGTCGATCTCGACGCGAAAGGCCGAATGGCCGAGCCAGGTAAGCTGCATGGAGAGATTCATCCTTCTGTCGAATTTCAGCTCCAATATGGCGGCGGCGGGCCGATTAAACACCCCCGCGGGCGCGCAATCTTGCCGCGCCCCGGCGGGCTTGCTTGCCGCGCGCGGCATGATCCGTGATAAGGGCGGGTGAACCGACCGGAGGGAACGTGACGGACATGGAAGCAACCGCGCCGAAGGCCGCCCGCCCAGGGCTGATGAAGCGGCTCTTCGACCGATGCATGGAACTCTCGGCCGGGCCGCATGCGCTCTGGCTGTTGGCCGTGGTGTCCTTCGCCGAAGCGTCGTTCTTCCCGATTCCCCCCGATCCGATCCTCGCCGCCATCGTGCTGGCGCGGCGCGAGCGCGCCTGGATCGCGGCCCTGGTCTGCACGGTCTTCTCGGTTTTGGGCGGCCTTGCCGGCT is a genomic window of Kaistia defluvii containing:
- a CDS encoding metal-dependent hydrolase; translated protein: MQLTWLGHSAFRVEIDGAVILIDPFFTGNPSFPGNEEAWTRGVTHILLTHGHGDHLGDTVAIAAKTGAKVVADADLASYLAHKGVAKVDPMNTGGTTDQGAFRVSMTVAHHSSATLDENGVSHSLGHPHGLVIAAPGEKTLYLAGDTDIFSDMALIDEIYQPKIGILPIGDRFTMGGKVAALAARRFFHFETVIPCHYATFGLLDATADTFVEAMQGADTKVAVPAIGETLTL